A region of Takifugu flavidus isolate HTHZ2018 chromosome 2, ASM371156v2, whole genome shotgun sequence DNA encodes the following proteins:
- the polr2l gene encoding DNA-directed RNA polymerases I, II, and III subunit RPABC5, with amino-acid sequence MIIPIRCFTCGKIVGNKWEAYLGLLQAEYTEGDALDALGLKRYCCRRMLLSHVDLIEKLLNYAPLEK; translated from the exons ATGATCATCCCCATCCGGTGCTTCACCTGTGGCAAAATCGTGGGTAACAAATGGGAGGCATACCTCGGTCTGCTGCAAGCAGAGTACACCGAAGG tGATGCCCTGGATGCCTTAGGCCTGAAGCGGTACTGTTGCAGGAGGATGCTGCTCTCTCATGTGGATCTTATTGAAAAACTGCTGAATTACGCACCACTGGAGAAATGA
- the LOC130521445 gene encoding cleavage and polyadenylation specificity factor subunit 7-like isoform X1, whose product MLRGMAGAEFAPGPNRSKVLDLDGYSDCNRNDQDLDRIAEADELFDAVLTGSVDQEKNVAKKMAAAKDPSNKDKPKPATVKIQMGGTAKRKLSLYIGNFPWWTSDSDLVCLAQRLGVKDVTDIKFAENRVNGQSRGFAEMSVTSEESLKILLEKVPDCILHGETIDCRFATLQNLSIFEEKASQRVPLRLHSKDSANSETPETFPPMSHEQFPPPLPPHLPPHANVFPSIFLGQPPPFYPGVPPNIPPPLLPPHFPPPQLHALSHPPSSVHTNPAMFPPGGGGQSSISYSQQRQNHCINDADFEELMNRNRAVTSTAITKAVSSATAGEFQIATETLLTAIAIIKQSRVYEDECCQALVTSLKDCLASIQGTYCDSRSSRRSRYEERSQDRGRDREPERDRHRDREDPYGWESAGTSRRHRERSWSGDRDRIWSRSREAERHRDRHR is encoded by the exons GATTTGGATAGAATTGCTGAAGCAGATGAACTTTTTGATGCTGTCCTGACTGGGTCAGTTGATCAGGAGAAGAATGTTGCCAAGAAAATGGCCGCTGCTAAGGACCCATCAAATAAAGACAAACCCAAACCAGCAACTGTGAAAATCCAAATGGGAGGAACTGCAAAAAGGAAACTGTCTCTTTACATTGGAAATTTTCCTTGG TGGACCTCTGATTCAGACCTTGTGTGCCTGGCTCAAAGGCTGGGAGTGAAGGATGTTACAGACATTAAATTTGCTGAGAACAGAGTAAACGGCCAGTCCAGGGG TTTTGCGGAAATGTCGGTAACCTCAGAAGAGTCTCTAAAGATATTGTTGGAAAAAGTACCTGACTGTATCCTCCATGGGGAAACCATAGACTGCCGCTTTGCCACGCTTCAGAACCTCTCCATATTTGAAGAGAAAGCAAGTCAAC GTGTACCCCTTCGTCTTCATTCCAAGGATTCTGCTAACTCAGAAACACCAGAAACGTTTCCTCCAATGTCTCATGAGCAGTTTCCTCCCCCGTTGCctccccatcttcctcctcatgcaAACGTTTTCCCCAGCATTTTCCTTGGCCAGCCGCCTCCTTTTTACCCAGGTGTACCACCAAACATCCCTCCGCCCTTGCTGCCCCcacatttccctcctcctcAACTCCATGCTCTCAGCCATCCTCCTTCCAGTGTGCATACAAACCCAGCGATGTTTcccccaggaggaggtgggcagAGCAGCATATCTTACAGCCAGCAAAG GCAAAACCATTGTATTAATGATGCAGATTTTGAGGAGCTGATGAACAGAAACAGAGCTGTTACCAGCACTGCCATCACCAAGGCTGTGTCTTCAGCAACAGCAG GAGAGTTTCAGATTGCCACAGAAACGTTACTGACTGCTATTGCCATCATTAAGCAGTCCAGAGTGTATGAAGATGAATGCTGCCAAGCCCTGGTCACCTCTCTGAAAGACTGCCTTGCCTCTATCCAGGGAACCTACTGTGACAG caggagcagccggCGGTCGAGGTACGAAGAAAGGAGTCAGGACAGAGGCCGTGACAGAGAGCCGGAACGAGACCGGCATcgggacagagaggatccttATGGTTGGGAAAGTGCAGGAACGTCCCGAAGACACAGAGAACGCTCCTGGAgtggagacagggacaggataTGGTCAAGGTCCCGggaggcggagcggcacagagaCCGACACCGCTGA
- the LOC130521445 gene encoding cleavage and polyadenylation specificity factor subunit 7-like isoform X3: MAGAEFAPGPNRSKVLDLDGYSDCNRNDQDLDRIAEADELFDAVLTGSVDQEKNVAKKMAAAKDPSNKDKPKPATVKIQMGGTAKRKLSLYIGNFPWWTSDSDLVCLAQRLGVKDVTDIKFAENRVNGQSRGFAEMSVTSEESLKILLEKVPDCILHGETIDCRFATLQNLSIFEEKASQRVPLRLHSKDSANSETPETFPPMSHEQFPPPLPPHLPPHANVFPSIFLGQPPPFYPGVPPNIPPPLLPPHFPPPQLHALSHPPSSVHTNPAMFPPGGGGQSSISYSQQRQNHCINDADFEELMNRNRAVTSTAITKAVSSATAGEFQIATETLLTAIAIIKQSRVYEDECCQALVTSLKDCLASIQGTYCDSRSSRRSRYEERSQDRGRDREPERDRHRDREDPYGWESAGTSRRHRERSWSGDRDRIWSRSREAERHRDRHR; encoded by the exons GATTTGGATAGAATTGCTGAAGCAGATGAACTTTTTGATGCTGTCCTGACTGGGTCAGTTGATCAGGAGAAGAATGTTGCCAAGAAAATGGCCGCTGCTAAGGACCCATCAAATAAAGACAAACCCAAACCAGCAACTGTGAAAATCCAAATGGGAGGAACTGCAAAAAGGAAACTGTCTCTTTACATTGGAAATTTTCCTTGG TGGACCTCTGATTCAGACCTTGTGTGCCTGGCTCAAAGGCTGGGAGTGAAGGATGTTACAGACATTAAATTTGCTGAGAACAGAGTAAACGGCCAGTCCAGGGG TTTTGCGGAAATGTCGGTAACCTCAGAAGAGTCTCTAAAGATATTGTTGGAAAAAGTACCTGACTGTATCCTCCATGGGGAAACCATAGACTGCCGCTTTGCCACGCTTCAGAACCTCTCCATATTTGAAGAGAAAGCAAGTCAAC GTGTACCCCTTCGTCTTCATTCCAAGGATTCTGCTAACTCAGAAACACCAGAAACGTTTCCTCCAATGTCTCATGAGCAGTTTCCTCCCCCGTTGCctccccatcttcctcctcatgcaAACGTTTTCCCCAGCATTTTCCTTGGCCAGCCGCCTCCTTTTTACCCAGGTGTACCACCAAACATCCCTCCGCCCTTGCTGCCCCcacatttccctcctcctcAACTCCATGCTCTCAGCCATCCTCCTTCCAGTGTGCATACAAACCCAGCGATGTTTcccccaggaggaggtgggcagAGCAGCATATCTTACAGCCAGCAAAG GCAAAACCATTGTATTAATGATGCAGATTTTGAGGAGCTGATGAACAGAAACAGAGCTGTTACCAGCACTGCCATCACCAAGGCTGTGTCTTCAGCAACAGCAG GAGAGTTTCAGATTGCCACAGAAACGTTACTGACTGCTATTGCCATCATTAAGCAGTCCAGAGTGTATGAAGATGAATGCTGCCAAGCCCTGGTCACCTCTCTGAAAGACTGCCTTGCCTCTATCCAGGGAACCTACTGTGACAG caggagcagccggCGGTCGAGGTACGAAGAAAGGAGTCAGGACAGAGGCCGTGACAGAGAGCCGGAACGAGACCGGCATcgggacagagaggatccttATGGTTGGGAAAGTGCAGGAACGTCCCGAAGACACAGAGAACGCTCCTGGAgtggagacagggacaggataTGGTCAAGGTCCCGggaggcggagcggcacagagaCCGACACCGCTGA
- the LOC130521445 gene encoding cleavage and polyadenylation specificity factor subunit 7-like isoform X2, whose product MLRGMAGAEFAPGPNRSKVLDLDGYSDCNRNDQDLDRIAEADELFDAVLTGSVDQEKNVAKKMAAAKDPSNKDKPKPATVKIQMGGTAKRKLSLYIGNFPWWTSDSDLVCLAQRLGVKDVTDIKFAENRVNGQSRGFAEMSVTSEESLKILLEKVPDCILHGETIDCRFATLQNLSIFEEKASQRVPLRLHSKDSANSETPETFPPMSHEQFPPPLPPHLPPHANVFPSIFLGQPPPFYPGVPPNIPPPLLPPHFPPPQLHALSHPPSSVHTNPAMFPPGGGGQSSISYSQQRQNHCINDADFEELMNRNRAVTSTAITKAVSSATAGEFQIATETLLTAIAIIKQSRVYEDECCQALVTSLKDCLASIQGTYCDRSSRRSRYEERSQDRGRDREPERDRHRDREDPYGWESAGTSRRHRERSWSGDRDRIWSRSREAERHRDRHR is encoded by the exons GATTTGGATAGAATTGCTGAAGCAGATGAACTTTTTGATGCTGTCCTGACTGGGTCAGTTGATCAGGAGAAGAATGTTGCCAAGAAAATGGCCGCTGCTAAGGACCCATCAAATAAAGACAAACCCAAACCAGCAACTGTGAAAATCCAAATGGGAGGAACTGCAAAAAGGAAACTGTCTCTTTACATTGGAAATTTTCCTTGG TGGACCTCTGATTCAGACCTTGTGTGCCTGGCTCAAAGGCTGGGAGTGAAGGATGTTACAGACATTAAATTTGCTGAGAACAGAGTAAACGGCCAGTCCAGGGG TTTTGCGGAAATGTCGGTAACCTCAGAAGAGTCTCTAAAGATATTGTTGGAAAAAGTACCTGACTGTATCCTCCATGGGGAAACCATAGACTGCCGCTTTGCCACGCTTCAGAACCTCTCCATATTTGAAGAGAAAGCAAGTCAAC GTGTACCCCTTCGTCTTCATTCCAAGGATTCTGCTAACTCAGAAACACCAGAAACGTTTCCTCCAATGTCTCATGAGCAGTTTCCTCCCCCGTTGCctccccatcttcctcctcatgcaAACGTTTTCCCCAGCATTTTCCTTGGCCAGCCGCCTCCTTTTTACCCAGGTGTACCACCAAACATCCCTCCGCCCTTGCTGCCCCcacatttccctcctcctcAACTCCATGCTCTCAGCCATCCTCCTTCCAGTGTGCATACAAACCCAGCGATGTTTcccccaggaggaggtgggcagAGCAGCATATCTTACAGCCAGCAAAG GCAAAACCATTGTATTAATGATGCAGATTTTGAGGAGCTGATGAACAGAAACAGAGCTGTTACCAGCACTGCCATCACCAAGGCTGTGTCTTCAGCAACAGCAG GAGAGTTTCAGATTGCCACAGAAACGTTACTGACTGCTATTGCCATCATTAAGCAGTCCAGAGTGTATGAAGATGAATGCTGCCAAGCCCTGGTCACCTCTCTGAAAGACTGCCTTGCCTCTATCCAGGGAACCTACTGTGACAG gagcagccggCGGTCGAGGTACGAAGAAAGGAGTCAGGACAGAGGCCGTGACAGAGAGCCGGAACGAGACCGGCATcgggacagagaggatccttATGGTTGGGAAAGTGCAGGAACGTCCCGAAGACACAGAGAACGCTCCTGGAgtggagacagggacaggataTGGTCAAGGTCCCGggaggcggagcggcacagagaCCGACACCGCTGA